One Vibrio sp. 16 genomic window carries:
- a CDS encoding GGDEF domain-containing protein, whose product MDDRILSSVVEITEQRNSISLGHCLLATLTEMMPVQSACLTHFIANTRVIIAKVTKSETEHHYDWVYEPNLDKNSYHDHARSTPTTETISKSHSRISYPIPISDDSSAELVVDIDGDASNYQLLIDGFAKIYKNYLVVLHESERDKLTGLLNRRTLEERLSQSFDLVSPREGGEHMWVAIIDLDHFKSINDQFGHMIGDEILLMFSQQMQNYFCDNEQLFRFGGEEFVVLLPQQDQSHAYDKLEGFRKHIEKYRFPQVQQITLSCGLCAISRHEYLPTILGHADKALYLAKTEGRNQIRSYDELAKDNRQNQDIDPFSDVELF is encoded by the coding sequence ATGGATGATAGGATACTGAGCTCCGTTGTAGAAATTACCGAGCAGAGAAACTCAATCTCATTAGGACACTGTCTCTTGGCGACACTTACTGAGATGATGCCAGTCCAAAGTGCTTGTTTGACGCATTTCATTGCCAATACAAGGGTGATTATTGCCAAAGTGACCAAAAGTGAAACAGAACATCATTACGATTGGGTATATGAACCGAATCTGGATAAAAACTCATATCATGACCATGCTAGGTCAACGCCTACCACCGAAACAATAAGTAAATCGCATTCTCGAATTAGTTATCCCATCCCCATTTCTGATGACAGCTCCGCTGAACTGGTTGTAGATATCGATGGTGATGCCTCTAACTATCAACTTCTTATTGATGGTTTTGCAAAAATCTACAAAAACTATTTGGTGGTATTGCATGAGAGTGAGCGTGATAAGTTAACCGGGTTACTCAATCGTCGTACACTTGAAGAGAGGTTGTCGCAAAGCTTCGATCTGGTCTCTCCTCGTGAAGGGGGAGAGCATATGTGGGTGGCAATTATTGATTTAGACCATTTCAAGTCTATCAACGACCAATTTGGTCACATGATCGGTGATGAGATTTTGCTGATGTTTTCACAGCAGATGCAGAACTACTTTTGCGACAACGAGCAGTTGTTTCGGTTTGGTGGTGAAGAATTTGTCGTTTTACTTCCTCAGCAAGACCAATCCCATGCATACGACAAGCTGGAGGGATTCAGAAAGCACATCGAAAAATACCGTTTTCCTCAAGTTCAGCAGATCACTCTAAGTTGCGGATTGTGTGCAATCTCGCGCCATGAGTATCTACCGACTATTTTAGGCCACGCCGATAAAGCGTTGTACTTAGCAAAAACAGAAGGACGAAACCAGATCCGTAGCTATGATGAACTAGCAAAAGATAACAGACAAAATCAAGATATTGATCCATTTAGTGATGTGGAGCTGTTCTAA
- a CDS encoding BLUF domain-containing protein → MILKSYSAYPKKNNASVGVTGLLLFSQDYFLQCLEGSRSQVNAIYQHILNDRRHKKVILLEYTEVAEREFGEWSMGYMYRT, encoded by the coding sequence ATGATATTGAAGAGCTACTCAGCATATCCAAAAAAAAACAATGCTTCTGTTGGTGTGACTGGTTTACTACTGTTCAGCCAAGACTATTTTTTACAGTGCCTCGAAGGCTCACGCTCTCAAGTAAACGCGATTTACCAACATATTTTGAACGACAGGCGACACAAGAAAGTCATACTACTTGAGTATACAGAAGTTGCTGAGAGGGAGTTTGGAGAGTGGAGTATGGGTTATATGTACCGAACATAG
- a CDS encoding DUF2947 domain-containing protein, with protein MSYLTLDQYQRKWIFTHQSMPVPEEDLAAIKPMDQARASQLWKENISAQSPDADRLSSSDWPMRESNWKETVDWMAAWESDDDAMPEEVLAFLDWQDDVTVYFCYEKYNVIETKWSTFKKHWKNFLFYDDGPILIGRRRGEALWFDSKGNVKLGHRK; from the coding sequence ATGTCGTATCTCACTTTGGATCAATACCAAAGAAAATGGATTTTCACTCACCAATCAATGCCTGTGCCAGAGGAAGATCTCGCGGCGATTAAACCGATGGATCAAGCCCGCGCGTCACAGCTGTGGAAAGAAAACATCAGTGCTCAAAGCCCCGACGCTGATCGCCTCAGCTCCAGTGATTGGCCTATGCGAGAATCCAACTGGAAAGAGACCGTAGACTGGATGGCGGCGTGGGAGTCTGATGACGACGCGATGCCAGAAGAAGTCCTTGCGTTTTTGGATTGGCAAGATGATGTCACGGTGTACTTTTGTTATGAAAAATACAACGTGATTGAAACCAAATGGTCTACATTCAAAAAGCATTGGAAGAACTTTTTATTTTACGATGATGGTCCGATTCTAATTGGCCGCAGACGCGGTGAAGCGTTGTGGTTTGACTCAAAAGGTAATGTCAAACTGGGTCATCGAAAATGA
- a CDS encoding HD domain-containing protein, which produces MNRLEQQLALLMELDQLKSVLRRTRVKSAEGRLENSAEHSWHVALMAILMEEHANEPVDIARVVKMLLLHDIVEIDAGDTFVYDAVASLEQEEKELAAAKRMFGMLPTEQGAELMAIWQEFEQGQSADAKFAKALDRIIPMLLNYHNQGQSWLEHGVTKEQALTVNRKIGFGSEALWDKAQQMIEEATEKGWLKA; this is translated from the coding sequence ATGAATCGATTAGAGCAACAACTTGCGTTACTCATGGAATTGGATCAGCTCAAATCCGTGCTAAGGAGAACCCGCGTTAAAAGCGCGGAAGGTCGCCTTGAAAACAGTGCCGAACACAGTTGGCATGTCGCGTTAATGGCAATCTTGATGGAAGAGCATGCCAATGAGCCTGTTGATATCGCGCGTGTGGTAAAAATGCTCTTACTGCACGATATTGTTGAGATAGATGCTGGTGACACTTTTGTTTATGACGCCGTCGCTTCTTTAGAGCAAGAAGAGAAAGAGCTTGCCGCGGCGAAACGCATGTTTGGCATGTTGCCCACGGAGCAAGGTGCAGAGCTAATGGCTATTTGGCAAGAGTTTGAACAAGGGCAAAGTGCGGATGCAAAGTTTGCCAAAGCGCTCGATAGAATTATTCCAATGCTGCTCAACTACCACAACCAAGGGCAGAGCTGGTTAGAACACGGCGTGACTAAAGAGCAGGCTCTTACCGTCAATCGAAAGATCGGCTTTGGCTCGGAAGCGTTGTGGGACAAAGCACAACAAATGATAGAAGAAGCTACAGAAAAAGGCTGGCTAAAAGCATAA
- the rimJ gene encoding ribosomal protein S5-alanine N-acetyltransferase, which yields MERISTPQQVFEQDGDVTVRTAEPTDGKLISDYFIANRSHLKPWEPKREPAFYTEPGWTQRLIKLNELHRMGLGYYLLILDTESGEMLGTISFSNISRFPFHACNVGYSLGQVAQGRGVMSRALKLAVRYMFSIQNIHRIMASYMPRNQRSEAVLNRLGFKREGFAKDYLLIDGKWEDHNLTSLINPNWKAKE from the coding sequence ATGGAACGTATTAGTACACCGCAGCAAGTGTTTGAACAAGATGGCGATGTGACTGTGCGTACCGCCGAGCCAACAGATGGCAAGCTCATTTCTGATTACTTTATTGCCAATCGCTCGCATCTTAAACCTTGGGAGCCCAAACGAGAGCCCGCTTTTTATACCGAGCCGGGTTGGACTCAACGATTGATCAAGTTGAACGAACTGCATCGAATGGGGCTTGGTTACTACTTGCTTATCCTCGATACAGAAAGCGGTGAAATGCTAGGGACAATCTCATTTAGTAACATCTCCCGTTTTCCATTTCATGCGTGCAACGTGGGCTATTCTCTAGGCCAAGTTGCGCAAGGGCGAGGGGTTATGTCTCGCGCGTTGAAACTTGCGGTGCGCTACATGTTCTCAATCCAAAACATTCACCGCATAATGGCGAGCTATATGCCTCGGAACCAACGCAGTGAGGCTGTGCTTAACCGCTTAGGTTTTAAACGAGAAGGGTTTGCCAAAGACTACCTACTCATCGATGGTAAGTGGGAAGACCACAATCTCACTTCGTTAATTAACCCCAATTGGAAGGCGAAGGAATGA